From a region of the Oryza sativa Japonica Group chromosome 6, ASM3414082v1 genome:
- the LOC136357055 gene encoding uncharacterized protein → MARRKGKDLISQLPDDILLHILSMVRYKEAVRTAAVSRRWKHLHTKLPALSFIMSVLGAQGSSLSTQSRQRVDSMARTLRRRCAGPDRDTVKRLCLAYRKDVPMECRYADEFIALAAASSLGLFLNCPKNLRNDDAGPWSLHLPAATACLSMESCWYSVRPPHVHGPGASALKSLTFKDSFMVLHPGYLQDTAFPSLEELHISGCTLSGSIEITSATMPRLKHLRIADVSVVSLGTAAAIAVLADELTTLRVSCHDGGKPDPPSSHEMLCVETLFRASFTEYSYFRLRAPKLRVFDWRCCYAKEVRVDAVGRHLSDVVIELFAGRLPRCYNEAKRFLQMEDCDKLMNDILQGIMPGRWKYVQSTKFVDKCIGGPHINRLSSDNQSRSTWIGYVGAADCSTVAQAVVAAQIATTAAAYHIGGRETRNFIERDELRLRCEITEDDMPADRARRERMRPGGQRRGRRGNEAVTGWARRRRAERYSIVTAGGSTSARLRRPDAARTSGSAHEDEPDDEGGGAGAEEEEGAGSFSYKFKQN, encoded by the exons atggcgaggaggaaaggCAAGGACCTAATCAGCCAGCTGCCCGACGACATCCTGCTGCACATCCTGTCGATGGTCCGCTACAAGGAAGCCGTGCGAACCGCCGCGGTGTCGCGGCGGTGGAAGCACCTCCACACCAAGCTCCCCGCCTTGTCGTTCATCATGTCGGTGCTCGGGGCCCAGGGGTCGTCCTTGTCCACGCAGAGCAGGCAGCGCGTCGACAGCATGGCGCGCACGCTTCGCCGGCGCTGCGCGGGGCCAGACCGCGACACCGTGAAGCGGCTCTGTCTGGCCTACCGCAAGGACGTGCCCATGGAGTGCCGGTACGCCGACGAGTTcatcgcgctcgccgccgcctcctcgctggGGCTGTTCCTCAACTGCCCAAAGAACCTACGCAACGACGACGCCGGGCCGTGGTCCCTGCATCTGCCGGCTGCCACCGCCTGCTTGTCCATGGAATCGTGCTGGTACTCGGTGAGGCCGCCCCACGTCCATGGCCCCGGCGCCAGCGCGCTCAAGTCGCTCACCTTCAAGGACAGCTTCATGGTGCTCCACCCAGGCTATCTCCAGGACACCGCCTTCCCGTCGCTGGAGGAGCTGCACATCTCCGGCTGCACCCTCTCCGGCAGCATCGAGATCACGTCCGCCACCATGCCGCGCCTCAAGCACCTCCGCATCGCCGACGTCAGCGTCGTGTCGCTCGGCACggcggccgccatcgccgtcctcgccgacgaGCTGACCACGCTGCGCGTGTCCTGCCACGACGGCGGCAAGCCCGACCCGCCGTCCAGCCACGAGATGCTCTGCGTGGAGACGCTCTTCCGCGCCAGCTTCACCGAGTACTCGTACTTCCGCCTGCGCGCGCCCAAGCTGCGGGTCTTCGACTGGCGCTGCTGCTACGCCAAGGAGGTGCGCGTCGACGCCGTCGGCCGCCACCTCTCCGACGTCGTCATCGAGCTGTTCGCCGGCAGGCTGCCTCGCTGCTACAACGAGGCCAAGAGGTTCCTGCAAATGGAGGATTGCGACAAGTTGATGAACGACATCCTGCAAGGGATCATGCCTGGCCGCTGGAAGTACGTCCAAAG tacaaaatttgtcgacaaatgtataggtggtccccaTATCAATAGGCTATCTAGCGATAACCAATCACGCAGTACGTGGATAGGCTACGTCG GTGCAGCCGACTGTTCCACCGTGGCCcaagccgtcgtcgccgcccaaaTCGCCACAACCGCCGCAGCCTACCATATAGGAGGGCGAGAAACAAG GAATTTCATAGAACGTGATGAATTGCGCCTGCGCTGCGAGATAACCGAAGATGACAT GCCAGCCGAcagggcgaggcgggagaggatgAGGCCTGGCGGCCAGCGACGTGGGAGACGGGGCAACGAGGCGGTGACGGGTtgggcgcgacggcgacgggcggagcGATACTCCATTGTCACCGCCGGCGGTAGCACGTCGGCGCGGCTCCGTCGGCCAGACGCTGCAAGAACTAGCGGGAGTGCGCACGAGGATGAGCCAGACGatgaaggtggcggcgccggcgccgaggaggaggaaggggctgGTTCCTTTTCATAtaaattcaaacaaaattaa
- the LOC4339887 gene encoding late embryogenesis abundant protein 6 → MQAVKEKVKDKVSAVKAKGKVSKAKADEKKEVATARSHAERELAHERAKARVAAAKMELHQDKALHREEAIQHRLHKHGAGTTAGVRPTAAAPAPHLPPASYY, encoded by the coding sequence ATGCAGGCGGTGAAGGAGAAGGTGAAGGACAAGGTGAGCGCGGTGAAGGCGAAGGGGAAGGTGAGCAAGGCCAAGGCCGACGAGAAGAaggaggtggcgacggcgaggtcccACGCCGAGAGGGAGCTGGCGCACGAGCGCGCTAAGGccagggtcgccgccgccaagatgGAGCTGCACCAGGACAAGGCCCTCCACCGCGAGGAGGCCATCCAGCACAGGCTCCATAAGCATGGCGCCGGAACCACCGCCGGCGTTCGTCcgaccgccgcggcgccggcgccgcaccTCCCACCTGCTAGCTACTACTAG